From Caulobacter segnis, a single genomic window includes:
- a CDS encoding nuclear transport factor 2 family protein: MTPDEDRIAQLFDAYNGRAFDRCVAMLTDDVEWPNEVESGVLKGRDAVRIYFTDVTAPLRAHYEPISLHTDARGRVSVPSRQAVASAADGSLWSSTRVVHRFTLAGGQITRMEAEQDVQAVTFPGIADLLTRLHGAINARDLDAIVACYAPNARFADTFESGEIQGLDGVRAHFEHLLDTVRLKLVVLNHALAPDDRVRARIQVETRGPSGGLWQDDTITVWYRLERGLIVEQDVDDSGRDGNGP; this comes from the coding sequence CGGATCGCGCAGCTGTTCGACGCCTATAACGGCCGCGCCTTCGATCGCTGCGTCGCGATGCTCACCGACGACGTCGAATGGCCCAACGAGGTCGAGAGCGGCGTGCTGAAGGGCCGCGACGCCGTCCGGATCTACTTCACCGACGTCACCGCCCCACTGCGGGCCCACTACGAACCGATCAGCCTGCACACCGACGCACGCGGCCGCGTCAGCGTGCCGAGTCGCCAGGCCGTCGCCAGCGCCGCCGATGGCTCGCTGTGGTCCAGCACCCGCGTCGTTCACCGCTTCACGCTCGCGGGCGGCCAGATCACGCGGATGGAGGCCGAGCAGGACGTCCAGGCCGTCACCTTCCCCGGGATCGCCGACCTGCTGACCCGGCTGCACGGGGCGATCAACGCCCGCGACCTGGATGCGATCGTCGCCTGCTACGCCCCGAACGCCCGCTTCGCCGACACCTTCGAGAGCGGCGAGATCCAGGGGCTGGACGGCGTGCGCGCCCACTTCGAGCACCTGCTGGACACCGTCCGTCTGAAACTGGTGGTGCTGAACCACGCCCTGGCGCCCGACGACCGGGTCCGGGCGCGGATCCAGGTCGAGACCCGCGGCCCGAGCGGCGGCCTCTGGCAGGACGATACGATCACCGTCTGGTATCGTCTGGAGCGGGGGTTGATCGTCGAACAGGACGTCGACGACAGCGGTCGTGACGGAAACGGACCATGA
- a CDS encoding nuclear transport factor 2 family protein, whose translation MSALLELLETAYEAFNARDLAGIRTALHPDVVWPDTLESGPSFVGREATMAQFAHIFATIVPNIALIRVVSESADALTVESQYSVESPDGHLWTDSRATLIYHFRDGLLSGLTIVGGL comes from the coding sequence ATGAGCGCGCTGCTCGAGCTTCTGGAAACGGCCTACGAGGCTTTCAACGCCCGCGATCTGGCGGGCATCCGGACGGCGCTGCATCCCGATGTGGTCTGGCCCGACACCCTGGAAAGCGGCCCGTCGTTCGTCGGCCGGGAAGCGACGATGGCGCAGTTCGCCCATATCTTCGCGACCATCGTGCCGAACATCGCCCTGATCCGGGTGGTGTCGGAAAGCGCCGACGCCCTGACGGTCGAGTCCCAGTACTCGGTCGAGAGCCCCGACGGCCATCTGTGGACCGACAGCCGCGCCACCCTGATCTACCATTTCCGCGACGGCCTGCTGTCGGGCCTGACGATCGTCGGCGGCCTCTAG